The following proteins are co-located in the Manihot esculenta cultivar AM560-2 chromosome 7, M.esculenta_v8, whole genome shotgun sequence genome:
- the LOC110607661 gene encoding beta-glucosidase 24, whose product MAMASKLQLIGMLIFFLISLLALTKPTMANDVDDIPVDFDRSYFPDDFIFGTATSAYQIEGAANISGKGPSVWDTFTHEYPERIRDNSNGDVAVDFYHRYREDIQNVKNMGFNAFRFSISWSRVIPSGRRREGVNEEGIEFYNRVINETIKQGLQPFVTIFHWDTPQALEDKYGGFLSRNIVEDFREYADLLFQRFGDRVKHWMTFNEPWALSGFAYDDGLFAPGRCSSWVNNQCRAGNSATEPYIVAHHLLLSHSKAVQVYRKKYQTTQKGKIGITLFTFWFEPLSNRRIDIEASRTALDFMFGLWMDPLTYGQYPKSVQNLIGDKLLNFTNKETQLLRGSYDFIGLQYYTSYYAKPNASVDSDRVRYKTDSNITETPYDYDGNLIGPQAYSPWFYIYPKGIRHLLNYTKDRYNNPVIYITENGVDNVNDENQPIEEALKDEFRIDYYRKHMWNTLESLKEYDVNVKGYFAWSYLDNFEWNIGYTSRFGLYYVDYKNNLTRIAKESAIWFTKFLNPSN is encoded by the exons ATGGCTATGGCTTCTAAGCTTCAGCTCATAGGGATGCTCATCTTCTTCCTCATAAGCTTGTTGGCTCTTACAAAACCAACAATGGCAAATGATGTTGATGACATACCTGTAGATTTTGATCGTAGTTACTTTCCAGATGACTTCATTTTTGGAACAGCCACTTCTGCTTATCAG ATTGAGGGAGCTGCAAATATATCGGGCAAAGGACCTAGTGTCTGGGACACATTTACCCACGAATATCCTG AGAGGATAAGAGATAATAGTAATGGAGACGTCGCAGTTGATTTCTATCATCGCTATCGA GAGGATATACAAAATGTCAAGAATATGGGTTTTAACGCTTTCAGATTTTCCATTTCGTGGTCTAGAGTTATACCCA GTGGGAGGAGACGAGAAGGGGTAAATGAGGAAGGGATTGAATTCTACAATAGAGTTATTAACGAAACAATAAAACAAG gtCTACAACCTTTTGTTACTATTTTTCATTGGGATACCCCTCAAGCTCTAGAGGATAAATATGGTGGCTTTTTAAGTCGTAATATTGT GGAAGATTTCCGTGAATATGCTGATCTCCTCTTTCAAAGATTTGGTGATCGAGTAAAGCATTGGATGACTTTTAATGAACCATGGGCTCTTAGTGGATTCGCCTATGATGATGGACTTTTTGCCCCTGGTCGATGCTCGTCTTGGGTGAATAATCAATGTCGTGCTGGAAACTCAGCCACTGAACCTTACATAGTTGCTCACCATTTGCTACTTTCTCATTCCAAAGCTGTACAAGTATATAGAAAAAAATACCAG ACAACTCAAAAAGGCAAGATTGGAATAACGCTTTTCACCTTCTGGTTTGAGCCTCTCTCCAATAGAAGAATTGATATAGAAGCATCTAGAACAGCCCTCGATTTCATGTTTGGATT GTGGATGGATCCTTTAACTTATGGTCAATATCCAAAATCCGTGCAAAATTTAATTGGAGATAAATTGCTTAACTTTACTAATAAAGAAACTCAATTACTTAGAGGATCATATGATTTTATTGGACTACAATACTACACTTCATATTATGCAAAACCAAACGCTTCAGTTGATTCAGATCGTGTAAGATACAAAACTGACAGTAACATCACTGAAACTC CTTATGATTATGACGGCAATCTTATTGGTCCACAG GCTTACTCACCTTGGTTTTACATTTATCCGAAAGGCATACGACATTTATTGAATTACACGAAAGATAGATATAACAATCCAGTAATTTATATTACTGAAAATG GGGTTGATAATGTTAATGATGAAAATCAACCTATTGAAGAAGCACTTAAAGATGAATTCAGAATAGATTATTACCGAAAGCATATGTGGAATACTTTGGAATCTCTCAA GGAGTACGATGTCAATGTTAAAGGATATTTTGCATGGTCATATTTGGACAATTTTGAATGGAATATTGGTTATACTTCAAGATTTGGTCTGTACTACGTGGATTACAAAAATAATCTAACAAGAATTGCTAAGGAATCAGCAATTTGGTTTACGAAATTCCTGAATCCATCAAACTAG